The region AACACAATGGTGCTGCAGGCTGGTGAAGAATTTAAAATACAGCCAACCATTGATAATATCGTTCAGCAACTAATAGCAATGGAAGCTGACCGCAAGACAACACTGGTAGGAGTAGGTGGCGGGGTGATTACAGACCTTACCGGCTATGCGGCTTCTGTATATATGCGTGGTATCCGTTTTGGTTTTATTCCTACAACCATTTTGGGAATGGTAGATGCAAGTATTGGAGGCAAGAATGGAATTGATGTGGGAGTTTATAAAAATTTAGTAGGCATTATTCGCCAGCCATCTTTTATTTTGCATGATATGGTTTTTCTGAATTCTTTGCCGGATTCAGAATGGGAAAATGGTTTTGCTGAGGTCATTAAACATGCTTGTATAAAAGATGCAGCGATGTTCAGCGAGTTGGAAACAAGATCACTGAAGCATTATCAAAGCAGGCAGAAATCGATTTGTGAACTGGTACAGCGAAATGCAATGATAAAAGCTGCAGTTGTAAAACGGGACGAGTTTGAAAAAGGCGAAAGGCGTTTACTCAATTTCGGTCACACACTTGGGCATGCATTGGAAAATCAGTATGAGCTATCACACGGCCAGGCTGTTTCTATCGGAATGACCTATGCTTGTCATATTTCTGAACAGCTTACTGGTTTTAAGCAAACAGAAAAAGTAGTAAGCCTACTGGAAAAATACAGGCTACCCACTTATGCATCTTTCAACAAACAAAAAGTATTTGATGTGTTGAAGATGGATAAGAAAAGAGAAAGAAAAGAAATGAATTATGTGTTATTGGAAAAAATAGGAAAGGGAGTTGTAAAAAGCATTTCCTTGACTCAATTAGAAAAAATTATTTCAAATCTATAAAAACTAATATTCCCCTTTAGGGGATAGGGGTATGAAAGTAACAATACATCCGTCAAATTTATCGGGAACAATTCAAGCAAATGCTTCGAAAAGCTCTATGCAAAGAGCCTGTGCGGCAGCATTACTCACAAAAGGAAAAACAGTTTTAAATAATCCCGGTCATAGTAATGATGATAAAGCAGCAATTGGAATTATAAAAGCATTAGGTGCATGGGTTGAAATGGCAGATGGAGAATTGAAAGTGGAAAGCGGGGGAGTAAACCCTATTTTAGATTCGATCAATTGTGACGAATCAGGATTAAGCATCAGAATGTTTACACCGATCGTTGCATTAAGTGATAAAGAAATTACCATCAATGGCAGTGGTAGTTTAATTAAAAGGCCAATGGATTTTTTTGATGAGATATTGCCACAGTTAGATGTAAAGATCAAAAGTAACAAAGGAAAGTTGCCAATTGTCATTCAAGGCCCATTGCAACCAAAGAATATTGAAATGGATGGTTCGCTGAGTTCACAGTTTCTTACAGGCCTGCTGATGG is a window of Bacteroidota bacterium DNA encoding:
- the aroB gene encoding 3-dehydroquinate synthase; translated protein: MKKLTYKFGSSSTDFYLAYGISHLKKIADPANTIIITDENIYNAHEKRFKNWNTMVLQAGEEFKIQPTIDNIVQQLIAMEADRKTTLVGVGGGVITDLTGYAASVYMRGIRFGFIPTTILGMVDASIGGKNGIDVGVYKNLVGIIRQPSFILHDMVFLNSLPDSEWENGFAEVIKHACIKDAAMFSELETRSLKHYQSRQKSICELVQRNAMIKAAVVKRDEFEKGERRLLNFGHTLGHALENQYELSHGQAVSIGMTYACHISEQLTGFKQTEKVVSLLEKYRLPTYASFNKQKVFDVLKMDKKRERKEMNYVLLEKIGKGVVKSISLTQLEKIISNL